ACTAGATAAAAATGTAATGCACAATGAATGGGTTTCAGTCTAATGGGTGGAAAATCAACTTCTAATTGCAAGATAGGGCCTAGGTGGGTTGAACTTAGTGAGCACCATTCGGCAAGGGCATCCTAACTCATAATATTGGCTCGGATCACTTTTGTCCCCAAACATTTAACATGAATAATAGCACAAAATAACTATCTACATCCTGTACATTTCATTTCCAAATGCTCAACAAAAGCTGCCATATTGAATCAAGCATGAGAATTGTAGGAAAGAAAACTATTCAAGAACGTTCGAATAATAGGACATGATCATTTACAGTGCACAGCCATTATCTAAATGCCATACTTGCTTTCCTAGATGACAAGCTACAATGCTGAGACATAGACCTGCTCATGATCTGGAAATTCATCTCAACCAAATGACTTGTCTCACctttttgtttgttaaacatGGAAAATGATTGATAGCACAAAATTGCTGTCAATATGAACCGTCATATTGAGGCAAGACCGGGAAATAACCGTATAATGGTCCACTTAAAAGGCAGGACAGTGACTAATACTTTCATCTTTGTGAATTGCAACTGATCATAGTTCTCTATTAGTCAATGAACCTTACCTCACTTGCAATGAATCAAAAGTTGAATTAGaaaaagttattatttactatttattaaatacatacaaaaaaaaaaaaagagaatgagagaaaaatataaatctaTTAAGTTAGCTTCAATATAACCACATTCCCCTCCACTAACTAAAAGACAATAATCCGTTAACTTAGAATTATTATCAATTTGAATGATACTGACCTTGAAAAAGTTCACACTGATGTGGTTGGCAAGGTAATATCTAGTCATTTGGAGTTATATGCTCACAACTCTCAATCATAGTTCTTGATGTAGAGCCAACAAAGTAAGACGGAAAAATTTCGTGGAAATGTCCGGACTATTACAGTATTACATGTGACAgcatagtcttttttttttcccattttgacAGACATGGGATGTAAAGTTGTAAACAGATCAAAGGTGGGGTTCCCATAATACCATATGCACTAGTGAAATTTTACCAGTCAGACTTCCTGCATTTATTTTCTgaatgaaaatttcaatttagcAGAGCAAAATAAGGTGGCACTAGAACGGCTCCATCATCTCACTGAggttatcctttttcttttccttagtgtcaaaatgaagaaagacaaccaaaaccaaaatgTTCAAAGAATTTGGCAAACAGAAGTTAGGAATCAGCACCTAAACTTGTTTGGAACAATAACAAGCACGTGGAAACAAaacctaggagtcagcaccaagctattgaaggaaaaattccaAATTGTCCTCACTGGAGTACAATAGCGTGTGCTTATATAGACTCCATAAGTCTATAGCTAAAGCCTACTCCTATTTGGCTTGGGTCAAAGCCTAATTTTTGAATTAGAAAAATACCCTTAACTTGAAggaaattttatatgaaataataatatCCTAATCAGCCAATAACACTTATCATAAAATCCAATGGACCAATAGGGAAGAAAAAtgatttcaaaaatttaaatagaaataaatttaaattatcttCACAGTTCCCACATCTCAAAACACATGAACACAGCAtagattaaataaaattaagatcattaaataaaaatattgaccaTCTAAATGCATGGCCATGGTCTAATTACTAGTTTTCCTTGATTAGGTGACACATGGCTACCCATACCTCCAGGCTGCAAACATGCCCCTCTAAGAGCAATGTCATTATAAATCTAGCTTTTTAGTGGCCAAGTCGAAAATATTTCTCAGATCCTGCTTAACTCCATCATCTGcaaatgtaaattcaattgcaTCTTTTGCCAGCTGAAACATTTCCCTCTTTCCAAGACCTGGGCAGTTCACAAATGAAACAAGCAGTCAGTGATGATAAGCTTTTTAATCCAACTCCAAGTACCTGCACCACTAGATTAATACCTACCAAATGCAGAAGCAGCAACTTTGTACTCATTGGAAAGACTGGTGGAGAACACGCCAGCATCATCGGTGCAGAGGACTATTGGATGTTTTGCATTATACAGATCAGCTGCATAATTAAACAAAGTGTTATATTAGAGATATTTTGAAGTTTATCAGTAGCAAAGAAGGAGATATGTCACTTAAGGATAATATATTTCACAGGCTTGTTCAGAAGACCTAACCAAAATGGTGAACATCTAGTGAGGAAACTGATGCAGTCACAACATTGGAAGTCAGGCAAATTTCAACCTGCAAAAATGTGAATAGACATAGAAGCTAAAATAGTTATCCAGCCAAATATTTAAAACCAACAATACTGCAAATGTTTCTAGGATCAAGTGGCATCTCCTCCCTCCTAAGAAGGTAGAGGGTGAGATCACAGGTTTAACCCGTGTGGGTGTGTGAGCTTTATttgcctatcaaaaaaagacTAACAATTCCTTCGGTGTTCTACCTTAGGTTCCCCTTTAAATTTAATCATGAGGCTGTATTGGTCAAGGAGCCACATAAGAGACTCTAATTGTACCTTGAGGTAAACTAACACCTTTTGGGTTAAATTGGTCAATGCAGCgacatggttgaatttaattggagaacctacaatacaagtacaacacctaaggaattgtacctaagttttgcccttgCAGAAAATAATGAAACTAGGCTAATCAACTTAAAAGAAAGACATCATGGATGAGAGGTATTCAATCATAAACAAGTGACTAAATGAAGATGTATTAGGTTCCTCACAATGAAAATATTCCAGAAATGGTATAAAAAAGAAACTTCCAAACTCATTTAACAAACTATAATAAGTTTCACAACCTTTGATGGACTTAATTCCATCAATTAATCATCTACTAAAAGTTTTAAGAATGGATTGGTAAACTAATTGAAAAGATTCAGGATTTTGCCTCTTTTCCTCCACATCTGTCCTATGGAAGTCAAAAGGAGGCATTCCTTATCATCCTAGAGAAATGAAGGTTCACATCAAGAGAAggaatagtttcacaaatatcTAACCGGGATATTGTAATGTTTCAATTTCTTCCAATCATCCTCTTCAAAGTAACAAGCATGCCCAACCCTCTGGGGAATAAAGTCTAACATTGCTTGTATCTCTTTCGGATTAGGAACCTACAAGCACTAAGTTAGGAAAATAAGTTAGTCAGGGTGAGTTCAACGATAACAGAGGTAGGCATTTGAAAGAACAAACGTACCTCTCCACAGTGAAGAGTTACATAAAGACCATGTTCTCTAGCAAACTCTAATGCTGGCAAATATGTCATCCTGATTTAGATACAAAGAGAACTTGGGATTATAATTTctttgtaataaataaaaaggaaatgcTTGTCTACTACAAACAACTTGGAGTAATAACTAGCGAGTATGTACCATTCACCCACAACAGGATTTCCAGAAAGGTCAATACCAATGACTCCTAAATCTCTCATTTCCAGTGCAAGCTTAACCTGCAATAAGTGAGGAAAGATGATTAAACGCATATCCTGTCAAACATATGaccttaaaaaaagaatttcgtGACAGACCAATATTCATACATACAGTTTCCATCGCAGCTGCAGTGGACTCCCGACGGTCAATACTCAAAAGAAGCCGAAcataaatcttttttctttttccgtcACCCGCATCATTGATGGGTAGTGATTCCCTAAGACTTCCAGCATCGACATTATGAGGTGCAAAAGCAACATCAACTGGACTGACAGCCCTTAGACCTTCCATTACCGCTTCCATATAAGAACGTTTGGTCATGCCTATAGAATCATTTCTCTGCAAAAAACTCAATCAATGAAATCTATAGTCTTAATATGAGTAAaatccaccccccccccccccaaaaaaaaaaagaagaaaaaaaaaacagccttAGGACTTCATTGAAGTACCTTCGGAGTAGTTCTTAACTCCAGGTATACCACATTTTCAGAGGCAAAATCTTCAATAACCTGTCCtcggcaaaaaataaaataaaatatttacatcaaTGTACAGAATTGGAGTTAAAGTTTTTTCATGTATAGGGAAAGTTTCATACTTCTTGGGTGATTCTTTTCACAGTTGTGTGGTCAGTAGTAAGAATGTGGATCAGGTCAAACAATTTGAACACTTCAGTTAAAGAACGGTCATCTGAATCAAAGAATGTATAAAGTTTCCAATGTGaagattcaataatattataattacaCTTCCAAAGGGGACATAGGAGTCAGAcaagtaaaaaaacaaaaaaagaagcaaacttttttttatcaaacatCGAAACCCCACCTCAACTAAGCCAAGAGGCTGTACTACTTAGCACAATCAAGTTGAGGCTTTCCATTATTCAAGTACCAAATAATGATATGAGAGTAAAAGGTTgaatttcatttctttcctaatttttctaagcaaccaaataaaaacaagGGTAATGGGCATACTTTTCAAGATAACATGTTCCACATCTGAGAAAACTATGACACCCTTTTCACCCAGTACTCGAGCAAGTTCTCTGTAAGAAAAGAACACCTCAGTCAGTATAAATAAAATACTTCGATGAAGTAAATGTTCTTCTTCGACCaataaacaaagcaaaaactcaAACATTTTAGCCCCAAGAGAGAGACATGGAAAGCTTACAAGAGTGTGGAGTCTCTAATGGATCCATTGAGGTGAGCATGTAGTTCTACCTTTGGCAATGAAACACACCACTCCATGTTTCTCTCTGTGTCTCTAtgtctctccctctttctctctacCTTTCTCTGcctttttgttcttatctcaCTCAGTTTGCTGTTTGAGTTTAGTTCCACTTGACCACACTGATACGATATCTAGTTGGATTCGTGTTTGGTTGACTCTGTGTTTTTGGGCTAAAAGTCTCTTCTCCTGGGCCCCTTAAGCTAAATAGTTATCAAAACTTTAAATCGTGGAAATTGTGGAAACCATGTCACAGTGGTTGTAAGATTTAAACCATACCAGATGAAAACAATGttccttcttaaaaaaagaaagatgaaaacaatgtttttattttttggatagaacAGATGAAAACAATGTGATAgcattatatattatattactaCCAATTATAACTTTGGCCTAAATTTAATGAAGGAAAGTATAGAGTATGCAAAAATATGTTATGGAAATTTTCACATTTAGTCTAAAATAAGGTGCATAATAATAACATGACTGTAATTCTGGAATAATTTTAggcatataaaaatattgagGGTTTACAGTGGGATAGTCAAATAAGTTTagtgaaacattttttttttctttcctatgACACGTTGTGATTAATGTTAACAAAAATTGTATCAATAATAGATCcatataaaagtaattttacTCAAATTATAACTTACCATTTCATTACTATGAAAAAGTTTGGGTCTTTAACGTTGCTTATGGATGATTTGTTGTAGGCAAAATGGTACTTTTCCATTCACAAAATACTTGGAGGTTTGAGGAAGAGGGGTTCGATATTTATGTACAAATTTCtaacttgtctttttttttttttttttaatgaagggggggggggggggggaaggggatGAATGAGAAGATTGTATTGCATAAAATGAAAAGAGTAAGAAAGTTCAAGTAACAATACCTAATAGCAAAACTGGAACGCCATTGAACACCAAAACTAAATCATACAAGGAAAACAA
The sequence above is drawn from the Castanea sativa cultivar Marrone di Chiusa Pesio chromosome 5, ASM4071231v1 genome and encodes:
- the LOC142633745 gene encoding N6-mAMP deaminase isoform X1; its protein translation is MEWCVSLPKVELHAHLNGSIRDSTLLELARVLGEKGVIVFSDVEHVILKNDRSLTEVFKLFDLIHILTTDHTTVKRITQEVIEDFASENVVYLELRTTPKRNDSIGMTKRSYMEAVMEGLRAVSPVDVAFAPHNVDAGSLRESLPINDAGDGKRKKIYVRLLLSIDRRESTAAAMETVKLALEMRDLGVIGIDLSGNPVVGEWMTYLPALEFAREHGLYVTLHCGEVPNPKEIQAMLDFIPQRVGHACYFEEDDWKKLKHYNIPVEICLTSNVVTASVSSLDVHHFADLYNAKHPIVLCTDDAGVFSTSLSNEYKVAASAFGLGKREMFQLAKDAIEFTFADDGVKQDLRNIFDLATKKLDL
- the LOC142633745 gene encoding N6-mAMP deaminase isoform X2, which codes for MEWCVSLPKVELHAHLNGSIRDSTLLELARVLGEKGVIVFSDVEHVILKNDRSLTEVFKLFDLIHILTTDHTTVKRITQERNDSIGMTKRSYMEAVMEGLRAVSPVDVAFAPHNVDAGSLRESLPINDAGDGKRKKIYVRLLLSIDRRESTAAAMETVKLALEMRDLGVIGIDLSGNPVVGEWMTYLPALEFAREHGLYVTLHCGEVPNPKEIQAMLDFIPQRVGHACYFEEDDWKKLKHYNIPVEICLTSNVVTASVSSLDVHHFADLYNAKHPIVLCTDDAGVFSTSLSNEYKVAASAFGLGKREMFQLAKDAIEFTFADDGVKQDLRNIFDLATKKLDL